Proteins encoded by one window of Azoarcus sp. PA01:
- a CDS encoding superoxide dismutase [Fe] (SodB; iron binding; present under aerobic and anaerobic conditions; destroys free radicals) yields MEHTLPQLPYAKEALAPHISAETMEFHYGKHHQAYVTNLNNLIKGTEFENLDLEAIVKKAPAGGLYNNSAQVWNHTFFWNCMKPNGGGEPAGSLADAIKAKWGSFEDFKKTFTTSAVGNFGSGWTWLVKKADGSVDIVNMGAAGTPLTTGDKPLLCIDVWEHAYYIDYRNRRPDFVAAFLNNLVNWDFASKNFAA; encoded by the coding sequence ATGGAACATACCCTGCCTCAGCTGCCCTACGCGAAAGAAGCGCTGGCCCCGCACATCTCCGCCGAGACGATGGAATTCCACTACGGCAAGCATCATCAGGCGTACGTGACGAACCTGAACAACCTGATCAAGGGCACCGAATTCGAGAACCTCGATCTCGAGGCGATCGTCAAGAAGGCGCCGGCCGGCGGCCTCTACAACAACTCCGCCCAGGTCTGGAACCACACGTTCTTCTGGAATTGCATGAAGCCCAACGGCGGCGGCGAACCGGCGGGCTCGCTGGCCGACGCGATCAAGGCCAAGTGGGGTTCGTTCGAAGACTTCAAGAAGACCTTCACGACCTCCGCCGTCGGCAACTTCGGCTCCGGCTGGACCTGGCTCGTGAAGAAAGCCGACGGCAGCGTCGATATCGTCAACATGGGCGCGGCAGGCACGCCGCTGACGACCGGCGACAAGCCGCTGCTGTGCATCGACGTGTGGGAACACGCCTATTACATCGACTACCGCAACCGCCGCCCGGACTTCGTCGCCGCGTTCCTGAACAATCTCGTGAACTGGGACTTCGCGTCGAAGAATTTCGCCGCCTGA